In the Pleurodeles waltl isolate 20211129_DDA chromosome 3_1, aPleWal1.hap1.20221129, whole genome shotgun sequence genome, aagaaattgtcgacaagataaagagtgtggcagaggtccagagaactgtcacagagtgcaagaaatgctggcatgactgcaagcgcaggagaaaggaaaaaatggcaaggaacaggaaggcagcactgcagactggaggtgggagtccagcaccgcaggaggccctggaccacatggacgaGATGGTcgctgctgtcatccctgaggagatcgtcacagggattcaaggacagaacagctcagactaccaggaaacaacacatatgcagggtatgtTGCATGGGGACAAAATGCCTACATTttaattgcaagcagggggaggtacatgctgactacacaatgcatgtcagccatggaaatcaggcagtggaaaggggaaaggggcatggcacgggtgcatgggctgtgcaggggcatccaggggcacagcacaacacaacaccaacaacctttgcatgggagtactccaccatgccaaggctgctggaaatgctgtagcagaccaggagggtagggtagaatgtaaaactgggctgctgtcacaggacaactGGTATTGCCAGAACGTGAattaggggacaatgcccagtctcaggccatttcctcaAGAGGCATTtctcattgacaacagttgccactaccacctgtgctgtgtgtgctggtcacttaggaaatggcagttaggtgcccatggaacaaacacacccaaaatgaggGTTCAGAATGACGACGTGATCAACCCTCTTCAATTCCTAaccaagtgtaaatcctgtcaaatgctcatgacTATAGGCACAATAaatatcaggtattgttacttacattatgaagtacacagcagtaatgtcatacccatgctgcccaatccagggtctaccccgtgcctgtgttacaatagctgcaatgccaccttgcaacatctcaactgtcatactactAAGactacagcattgagggggaggacatatgtgtctagctagtgtaacacacctgcacagtcatacgAGGAAATTGAACAtttccaggcccatcagtgcaatgcaatgtagcacacattggcaaaaatcagcatgacacactaccaatgctgacacatgtattgtgtcatgccaatgcaatacatggtatgtgctaggtttcagcaacgtataggtgtatgtgaaatatcaagaCTGGGCCaggcccatattgttatgtgtggtgcaagtggcatcagaacaccaacaggcattgcaagggCTCACCATGCTAATGAAAGTAGAGggcgggttgagtaggacaagaaggtagcaagataaaatttggacagaacctacacctagaggatgtgacggagCCAATTCCCCAAACttgccacactacatgtgacatgcagatatggcatagggctgagagaatGCTAATATCAattacaggaacaatgaacagaaactcagattacaatgttccagtaataggaagtcagtgacattactgtcaggaataaagctgtgcgtggtccaggtccctCCCAAACTCCGCTGCGCATATTTGCGGcccttcatgcgcaccacttgtcatcccctcttgttctaaaagtggtcatcagcgttgcctgccctgttgtaaagctcatgtagctgcagggtccggacattggtggacaagatgcacttatcagtgctattttaggaatggactacaattcccaggtttctagaggcagtggccatcttgtTGTGTGGCAGGCGTATAAAGCCCAGTcaaacccaagcacattgctcactattttgaagactttgatgctgtCAGACCTCGGtgtggttcctctgaagaagagcagatttcctgcatggcagattgacagtaaatcggagtatccttgtttccatggtgaattcagatacgaataggtcgtactcatagcggtaaggtcttgatgagcccaatcttgaagggagttgttacttccaaaagtaaatcgccccttagcacaacgagtaaAGCGTTTTTAGttcaaagagtaaagcggccttggcgtgacaatcaaagcgcttcggatcacatgagtaaagcaccccttagcacaatgagcaaagcgcttcaggccacacttgtaaagcgctcttggcacggcaatcaaagggcttcagtccacatgagtaaagcacccttggcacggcaatcaaagggcTTTAGTCCacttgagtaaagcgcccttggcacggcaatcaaagaacttcagtctacatgagtaaaacgcccttagcacgacaatcaaagcgtttcaggtcacatgagtaaagcggtcttgacacgaggatcaaaacgcttcaggccacatgagtaaagagccccttagcataacgagcttagcgcttcagacaaagcaagtaaaagcgctctctggtatattgaacaaagcgcttcatgtatgatgatcaaagcgcttcatgaataaCAAGCAAGGGgcttctgcccaatgaacaaagcgcttcaagttctacgagtaaaactttcaggccttggtagtaaatgtgaaaatgtttcgtagataagcaaattatagtttcatttttttttagaaagcataatatgtgagatacagatTTAATTCTTTGAGAATTTTTTggttgagatcaaacgtttatgtttatgaatgtatagttgttacatgattgatattcagagtatgtccatagtccaagctttttgccatctctaggttcagaggttgcagtttgttcttgttccatgattcaaagaaggggctaagcccaattcacaaagggtctcaatctgatatcacggagacgcctttattcaagagtttaTTGgcgagttatactgttatgaatgagtatatgcatatttgttctaaccttttcttttcagatctctctccctgcagttccctaccctaattcccttccccctgcctggcttcatcataaccctGTGTTATAATaggtttctgagttggtgacgccgggaggtgggccttttgttcagcagtgaGCAGGTCCTgaagaaagggcactgtgacagttaCATTACACTGCCAcaccagacacactaattgtacaacatctcatttcagaggatgatggctctcctgtggatattcctgtcctggactaccctgatgacattgatgaagagctgacaaccattagccaggaaacccttcaagatgtcctgggaaccctccagaccccaccttcagtcgcaaagaagaatacagatgtagcagccatcacagaggacccacccaccaccccaatagtacgacctgccacctcaaacacagctgagtactctgatgacactgggaccacctttgagaggacatttGTGGGAGTACAGAGggacctggccaaggaggtgcgggtgaggatgcaaaatatgacagccagccttgaggggatgcgcatgtgcatgatgacatccacagaacagtcagcagccatgcaagtccaacaatcactactgcaaggactacaacaatgtgtgagggacttcaccactgcagtgagggagttacCACAAAACCTGGCCTCACAAACTTTTCACTTCATGCATGACTACAATGATGACcctctcagggccaacctggctgcctaccacagcaatgttgctgctatactcaataaccagcagctcctccttgctgcagttatgccctcaatagttccacagttggcacctaccaagaattcagagtccacttctccaaacactgaagtgtgtgttgccccctcaaacccaccaccaccaagagcagaggaaactacacacacatcagcagatgaagacgtggaacagatcaccttcacccataggagtacccggtagcaccagtccatgccacatgggcagtgattttcctatgtcctgtgcttgataacatACCAGTCTTGCTCCAggtggtaacatgcactgttcttcaACATACTGTTTACCTTAcctctatggactgcaattgtctctcacaaccTAATTGCCAAATCAtgatcctctgcactgaatgacactccatcacagcatgtccaatgacatgttcctcaccattgcacttgtgttgcgtcacaatagaatgtgtcacactaatggacttacaatcctggactatataaatattgcaatacagcactttaaaataaacagcacctacacaaccactttgtctttgtgtaatgtgacacatcaactgtgcatgAGTTTTGTgaagcatgtaacatgtcaatggccacagaatgtcaatacaatgatgtagaaagaatgtgggctgatatctatgcacacaGCTCTGGctgttatcatcatctgtgctgcttgtggcttatttctgaagttaaagcatcacaaacagtataatgctgtgtaaaaaatgtatatgccagacccaaagtatctacaagatgaaactcaatgctgcccacatcccctacaagacaatcattgtgtatgtgacatatgactctaaacttaaatcccacacccacaccatgCAACAGGAATGGATTTGtacgagtgtttggacaataacgtcacctgggaggaaaatgtaaaaaatcatAGCTGTGatatatgtatactgaacttcataagattatgacaccactcaatttatcagggttcacatgaatatcaggctgcaggcagacgtcccacagtgcccaagattccaacacaggactcaaacgattatagctttaaaatcacacctacctctacaatacatgggaaccattgtcaccttgagtggtgggttcaatggatggcagatgcatagacaggtagctttgttgtagctgccaatgtgacagctcatttggaagtgggaataaccatgtcaagaatgggatgtggatgcaggatggaacacacagccaaacacaaatttgacactgtacactcatgcaaaggcccagatccctaAGCATATGACACACACTGTAAAGGAGTATATAAAACTTTAATATATATGTATGACAGGAAACTTAAACAATGtcaaacacctatactaacctaacctatcctaactatacattaccctcaACTGGCCCTAActtccctatgctaaacttacttaccatatgtatctaaacactctaaacatcatccCCCTactcccttatatgatgggacacgtgtaggacaacatttactaacctaaacacatactaacgaatcctaaacaaatatatatatatatatatattattattttttttgtaattgttttggaATAAAACCCAACATCAACTCCCACCCATCTacccacaaaccaacatgtaacaatataaccccacccaccccaacccacttatcctaactaaacgaATAGCCTACTCTAACATATCACTAAACCCCCCTgaacccactaaaaaacagtatgaggaaagaggagggaggggacggaattaggggtgaggagcAATGTACTcaaaggtttgccctcctcaggatCTTTTTGATAGAcctcagtctcctgctgttgcgagCCACCTCTTGTTGGAAACTGTCCATGCGCCTCATCATCCGATGCATGACCCGTTGGAGGTGGCGCAATGCTGTCATGTCCATAACACCTGCTGTAGTGGTTTGTGTTGCACTCGTGGCTGCAGATGCTGGTGCCATGGTTGGAGGTGGTGCtacagatggtgcagcagttgttccttgtgctgctgatgttgagggtcGAGCTGGAGTGGCTGATTTCCCTTTGTCCACTGTGGCTGCACTcagtgtggtggtggctgttgtgtccagtgctggccccccttggctaaaagccctccatgcACCTGTGGCTCTTTCTTGCCGATATCGCCTTCCCATCATGCGGTATCCAGCCTCCACATCGATGATGTGCCTGTactgcactgcccgcctctgaaactcatgaatttcctgggcattcatgtgggcagctgtaaaaaagagacaggcaaacattagtgtcctcatcgtgtgatacatgtacagatgataatctaacacttcctcacaaatagcacatgcagtccaaatcacagtccagatgatagaatgtccctgaggaatggcaTGCCAACGCagtctacccatcaactatctaactgcACAGCAATATACAACATGGTGGGTACCAAATTTATTGATCTctgcatatatgtagtgctattggtcacattacaaatgctgcaagtactcaacatgtttCAGGACAAATAATCCCTATCTtcaggatcaacttcaaggcacacaagacctgtgatttgtatatggaactggcagtttggtgtgcagttggtaatcataagttgtcattgtagtttggcacacatgaatgcttgaattacaggtctgtcatctacactgtgaccagcacacctagctacatatattttctccccctaaccctgtgcctcaggggagatggacatgcaatacatttttcaaacgtcaaggacaaccacaaagctttgtccagctgtacatgaatttagtcagtgtgacacaggtaaggaggcctgccaactagaagtgagtcaaccattggtcaatcacatctacattcatgtttccatttgtggacatccgtcaacatcagatctcactgacacatttcccaaatcaaccacattgatgcaagcatacatctggccttgacctgcatgcacgcctataacatatcacttaagtgccacgtaaatggagtacagcatgtggggctagatgctgggggacagtcacccatgcagtcctacatgttcattacattacaaGGATGCAtaagtttgtgtgtaaaactgatgcatcacggttttgtgtgaattagggtatgacctGCTGACTAtcttatgacactggccacctccaaatcaattgtgggtatacatgtggctacaaatcaccttgttcacctgcccatgcctattgtgcagcactaggctcccaatatatgactctctgccagttaatgtctaactcttccatggaacactatgtcaacctccagtcaagtcacatatcatatCACGTgcaagctcatcatatcttgcaatgagtccaacacacaggaggcaATCACACAAGAGCTGCAAACACAACAGAGGACAAAcatttttcacacttactggatatgtctgggtccttgAATTGAGCcgcttcacctatggtgtagggggctggtccacctgtaaaacatggaagggtgatatatgctcaatgtctgatcactgtacaaaagtgggaacaacaaatcactgtgtgtgacatttcatatgatagagctgcatatcaggcatgtagacactccaacagacataccactgcaaacatgcattgacactatcataccagtgagtgatagacacacatatgcacacatgcactggccctaacaatcatttggtgccaaacctgactac is a window encoding:
- the LOC138283817 gene encoding RNA exonuclease 1 homolog → MEPICDGSLFRQADPSGREQTVSASPDAEEHKTSANRRAGAGIGRPLLGQKRGPGNGRRRRRGKQEEGAEECLWRRTRHREDGGTTGRVARRVRGAGGTLRKSRPCLKESVASTGGPAPYTIGEAAQFKDPDISTAHMNAQEIHEFQRRAVQYRHIIDVEAGYRMMGRRYRQERATGAWRAFSQGGPALDTTATTTLSAATVDKGKSATPARPSTSAAQGTTAAPSVAPPPTMAPASAATSATQTTTAGVMDMTALRHLQRVMHRMMRRMDSFQQEVARNSRRLRSIKKILRRANL